The following are encoded together in the Plasmodium brasilianum strain Bolivian I chromosome 10, whole genome shotgun sequence genome:
- a CDS encoding translation initiation factor IF-2, giving the protein MPSILLLIYVTIIAQINLICSYKLKQSKSNILFLKNYGQTEQDGNIFQDKNFRRIILLRRCNSNLNYANGMTKEATGLYKLCHLKQNLKHTFISDVSTQGEFCWKAVNQEKKKEKKKNEKNEKRIPLFLYPFNFFQKGDNILKRRCTYIRSNKIFARQHRESVIKCLEDFRKEHKSGGKAISEHEHNQQNTKDEYVEVLHSCESIKERNNIKIQDYEGLNKWKHRKNYSFKKVIAEGNKQYLNASDHLKDQIQVHDGNVYTPIPNISKMLDMSQTPRTGSSSEGSNKKKKSEEDPTLDGSGIRGDRGNINYKDSFSSGNINNMHNDDNVKDKYSGTNTTNRSKYTARKIPSNFDGYGNGSSLNEKNIGKTFEGRVHSVSRNVICVQIANINAYGLLFINKANLGNDVDDMNSYFKLNQKVFVKILGINFKKYMYYLANVIKFNEDIKLAKWDCSKGMITKICEAYCFVKVLKNGSTGYLHKSKLFLQRKDSKGDYGNISLECTSNNVELRKNCAHNEWEERHIAPFIDFTKIFKIWDIIDVQILGESDGAYKSNYVLSIPVESNTFEKVVNYIKTLDKDKPKVTSSFGTSSIDGSDIYTVDEYTNSQSLFSSNRNPIYGDSKEKNNANINGVSRHIADRYITKHTNIRVSYKKENKRANNSQYNYPKKIKESSSYCNNVLNKITKPCDLTENIKLSMFSKITKISTSSLKRFFIINESRELNPSYVLNYEQIKKACEHFNINYNIIPQTTSTELSVRNCSNINTDEVNATCVDKLEQEVNHKVLISQGEVDRNIHKQGKETNDGEVEVVRERNTPFVEEQIHENGTGEVEASLVGEAATKAKKKKKGKTANLLPVSGGNWKAEMEKQNLEGTKRNIVITFIGHINHGKTSLFDYICKTNERNKEFGLITQNIRAFKAKVKEGYSFTLIDTPGHEAFMSIRSRGVKVSDLSVLVISGEEGIQEQTVECIKLIKEYNIKIIIAITKVDLANVSVERIVNDLMYYDIYTELNGGEIQLIQCSIYNDESINKLLDSIYLESEFMDLDVNNKEQTEGIILDSYMDKNGIVSINLLQKGILKINDYFYTGSSYGKVKILKDHLNKNIKYAYPSDPIKVMGYKKNSIPVAGDKFYVVKNESIAQSIAEHNKNEILTSYMYNSNDETTDVFDKYKKFIISNENGQEKNANTFVDGDDEEEDDDDDEVDDEEPNTTSSKRDSTNREGGRRTKNVDRPSDIHGVNDTNEDKEISSTERSTMNKQTRGITPSLSNSADGPHSDCTNETEDNSDNIDEKGLKTIYVKYFIKCDKQGTIDVLKNSLTKLEREDTIFKVKNKVIYANIGDITSSDIVYALSFNAVIIGFNVKLEKNFKKNSKNAKNSNYRIIFSNVLYELVEKVKEEMGNKLSTKPSGQFKGRAKILKVFNISKLGKVAGCIVTCGTISNNSNVRILRGDKVIYVGKIVSLKIVKEEKTQVTEGEECGMGFNNFVDFDPYDVIESYEE; this is encoded by the coding sequence atgccttccatattattattgatatATGTTACAATAATAGcacaaataaatttaatatgctcttataaattaaaacaaagcAAGTcgaatattctttttttaaaaaattatggacAAACAGAACAAGATGGAAACATCTTCCAGGACAAGAACTTCCGAAGGATTATTCTGTTAAGAAGATGTAACAGTAACTTGAACTATGCAAATGGAATGACAAAAGAAGCTACAGGTTTATACAAATTATGTCATTTAAAACAGAATTTGAAACATACTTTTATTTCCGATGTTTCAACACAAGGGGAATTCTGTTGGAAAGCGGTAAaccaggaaaaaaaaaaagaaaagaaaaagaacgaaaaaaatgaaaaaagaataccattatttctttatccTTTTAACTTCTTCCAAAAGGGAGATAACATTCTAAAGAGACGGTGTACTTACATAAGGAGTAACAAAATATTCGCACGTCAACATAGAGAATCtgtaataaaatgtttagaAGACTTTAGGAAAGAACATAAGTCAGGAGGCAAAGCTATTAGCGAACATGAACATAACCAACAAAATACAAAAGATGAATATGTCGAAGTATTACACAGTTGTGAATCAATCAAGGAGagaaataacataaaaatacagGATTATGAAGGATTAAACAAATGGAAACATAGAAAGAATTATAGTTTTAAGAAGGTTATTGCAGAGGGGAACAAGCAATATTTGAATGCATCGGACCACTTGAAAGATCAAATACAGGTTCATGATGGTAATGTATATACGCCCATACCGAACATATCGAAAATGCTGGATATGTCGCAAACACCGCGCACAGGAAGTAGCAGTGAGGGAAgcaacaagaaaaaaaaaagtgaagaGGATCCCACCCTTGATGGAAGTGGCATAAGAGGGGATAGGGGTAATATCAATTATAAGGACAGCTTCTCTAGTGGCAATATCAATAACATGCATAATGATGACAACGTAAAAGACAAATATTCTGGTACAAATACAACTAATAGAAGCAAATACACAGCAAGGAAAATTCCTTCAAACTTTGATGGATATGGTAATGGTAGTTCtttaaacgaaaaaaatattgggAAAACGTTTGAAGGACGTGTACATTCCGTTAGTAGAAATGTTATATGTGTTCAGATAGCAAATATTAATGCATATGgtttattatttatcaaCAAAGCAAATCTAGGTAATGACGTAGATGATATGAATAGCTATTTTAAGCTAAACCAAAAAGtctttgttaaaattttaggtataaattttaaaaaatatatgtattatctagccaatgtaataaaatttaatgaagATATTAAGTTGGCAAAATGGGACTGCTCCAAGGGAAtgattacaaaaatatgtgaAGCATACTGTTTTGTTAAGGTTCTTAAAAATGGAAGTACAGGTTACTTGCACAAGTCAAAGTTATTCTTACAAAGAAAAGATAGTAAAGGCGATTATGGAAACATTAGTTTGGAATGCACTTCTAACAATGTGGAGTTGAGAAAAAACTGTGCACATAATGAGTGGGAAGAGCGACATATAGCTCCTTTTATAGACTTCACAAAGATATTCAAAATATGGGACATAATAGATGTACAGATTTTAGGAGAATCAGATGGTGCTTATAAATCTAATTATGTTTTATCGATTCCTGTAGAATCAAATACATTTGAAAAGGTagtgaattatataaaaacattagaCAAGGACAAACCGAAGGTTACTAGTTCCTTTGGTACAAGTAGTATAGATGGTAGTGACATATATACGGTAGATGAGTATACAAATAGCCAGAGCTTATTTAGTTCTAATCGAAATCCCATTTATGGCGATAGTAAAGAAAAGAACAATGCTAACATTAACGGTGTTAGTAGGCACATCGCAGATAGGTACATTACTAAGCATACTAATATTAGGGTAAGTtacaaaaaagagaataagAGGGCAAATAACAGCCAGTACAATTACCCAAAAAAAATCAAAGAATCGTCCTCTTATTGTAATAATgtattaaacaaaattacaAAACCGTGTGATCTTAccgaaaatataaaactctCCATGTTTTCCAAAATTACGAAAATTTCAACATCTTCACTCAAGcgattttttataataaatgaaagcAGAGAACTCAATCCCAGTTATGTActaaattatgaacaaataaaaaaagcttgtgaacattttaatattaattataatataattcctCAGACGACTTCTACTGAACTAAGTGTTCGTAATTGTTCTAACATAAACACGGATGAGGTTAACGCAACGTGTGTTGATAAGCTGGAGCAAGAAGTGAATCACAAAGTACTCATTTCCCAAGGGGAAGTGGACAGGAATATTCATAAGCAAGGTAAAGAAACCAATGACGGAGAGGTGGAAGTCGTGAGGGAACGAAATACACCCTTTGTTGAGGAACAGATACATGAAAATGGCACGGGTGAGGTAGAAGCTTCACTTGTAGGAGAAGCAGCAACgaaggcaaaaaaaaaaaaaaaaggaaaaacagcGAACCTCCTACCGGTCAGCGGGGGTAATTGGAAGGCAGAGATGGAGAAGCAGAATTTGGAAGGAACAAAACGAAATATAGTAATTACATTTATTGGACACATTAACCATGGGAAAACGTCTTTATTTGATTACATATGTAAAACAAATGAAAGAAACAAAGAATTTGGTTTAATAACGCAGAACATAAGAGCATTTAAAGCTAAGGTAAAAGAAGGGTACAGCTTTACTCTTATTGATACTCCAGGTCATGAAGCATTTATGTCTATTCGAAGTAGAGGTGTTAAGGTATCAGATTTAAGCGTTTTAGTTATATCAGGTGAAGAGGGTATACAAGAACAAACGGTTGAGtgcataaaattaataaaagaatataatataaaaattattattgcaATTACAAAAGTGGACTTAGCAAATGTATCAGTGGAAAGAATTGTGAACGATTTGATGTATTacgatatatatacagaacTGAATGGAGGAGAAATTCAACTAATTCAATGTTCCATATATAATGACGAatctataaataaattattggattctatttatttagaaTCTGAATTTATGGACTTAGATGTGAACAATAAGGAACAAACAGAGGGAATCATTTTAGATTCATATATGGATAAAAATGGTATAGTGTCTATTAACTTATTACAAAAAGgcatattgaaaataaatgattaCTTTTATACTGGGTCCTCATATGGTAAggttaaaatattaaaagatcatttaaataaaaatattaaatatgcatatCCCTCTGATCCAATTAAGGTAATGGGgtataagaaaaattctATTCCAGTAGCAGGGGACAAGTTCTATgtagtaaaaaatgaatccATAGCTCAATCCATTGCAGAGCAtaataaaaacgaaatattaacctcatatatgtacaattcGAATGATGAAACAACGGACGTCTTTGACaagtacaaaaaatttattatttcgaACGAAAATGGACAGGAAAAAAATGCCAACACGTTTGTAGATGGTGATGATGAGGAGGAGGACGACGACGATGATGAGGTGGACGATGAAGAACCGAACACTACATCGAGCAAGAGAGATTCTACAAATCGTGAAGGAGGAAGGAGAACCAAAAATGTAGACAGGCCTTCGGACATACATGGGGTAAACGACACAAATGAGGACAAGGAAATCTCATCGACGGAAAGGAGTACCATGAACAAACAGACGAGGGGAATAACTCCATCGTTGTCTAACTCAGCGGATGGTCCACATTCTGATTGTACGAACGAAACAGAGGATAATTCAGACAATATAGATGAAAAAGGTTTGAAGACAATTTacgtaaaatattttattaaatgtgaTAAACAAGGAACTATtgatgttttaaaaaattctctTACCAAATTAGAAAGAGAAGATACCATTTTTAAGGTAAAGAATAAagttatatatgcaaatattgGAGATATTACATCAAGCGATATTGTGTATGCTTTAAGTTTTAATGCTGTTATCATAGGCTTTAATGTAAaacttgaaaaaaattttaaaaaaaattccaaaaatgcaaaaaattcGAATTACcgcattattttttcaaacgTTCTTTACGAATTAgttgaaaaagtaaaagaagaaatggGAAACAAATTAAGTACAAAGCCGAGTGGACAATTTAAAGGACGAgctaaaattttaaaagtttttaatatatcaaaattaGGTAAAGTGGCTGGTTGTATTGTCACATGTGGTACTATTAGCAATAACAGTAATGTGAGAATACTCAGAGGTGACAAGGTTATATATGTTGGTAAAATCGTTTCTCTTAAAATTGttaaagaggaaaaaacTCAAGTTACAGAAGGGGAGGAATGCGGAATGGGCTTTAACAACTTTGTGGACTTTGATCCTTACGATGTGATTGAATCCTACGAAGAGTAA